The Oncorhynchus masou masou isolate Uvic2021 chromosome 6, UVic_Omas_1.1, whole genome shotgun sequence genome has a window encoding:
- the si:ch211-112f3.4 gene encoding LOW QUALITY PROTEIN: EF-hand and coiled-coil domain-containing protein 1 (The sequence of the model RefSeq protein was modified relative to this genomic sequence to represent the inferred CDS: deleted 1 base in 1 codon), protein MKRSRGTVATPSFQSSPRAARQSEWLRSALAHHHCPDPGVENEIVVLATGIDQYLQEVFHHLVYPKQDDVVSAEDFTVLCSVLGLTREESETRDGEKEEDGDDEEGQGICSGLPRELAFRDFHSRLCGYFRVRERDATGVMRLPVTEETEHIEREIRLRWPQVRRRKCVSFDLTREQTGRRPAHNRDTGSSELHHKTGQTETECVALRELVEDLRSALQGSDARCLALEVALQRQRGPARLTMHHSNVASSNTHTPSNIPIPNAQGRERGAPNPPKEGIPNPQGRGCGVGEERVAGRRGSKDPILRELQLIRSSRDGQLEEAIRFNQRLEEELGWAYGEARRLEGVESRLRQENAEIRRRTEEAREALREGLKKVRLIQKQAQNVPQLQSRVTQLETDIQEYRSQCTCRGSHASPPREPMDDTCLQRAVEGRAASDEEEEERERKEEREEGQCCLLEVKRLINRLHNCGKGCQNTTAHHLLLSQNLLLDNQNNLHGNDLLMIPRGWGRRGHTYQEERETELEKRHEEVEGLRLEVQMVETERVRLSLLEEKLTDTLTLLLQLRIKGVSHRSLGKMLMDTLDVCRKSGHSPSHVLQVVNSFCAQLSSNELLRDGVGGEGGGVGEEARVSVSTSQRPSSTANPLLISCLGNTQPSLLPNSPP, encoded by the exons ATGAAGCGCTCAAGAGGTACAGTAGCGACGCCATCTTTCCAGTCCTCTCCAAGGGCTGCGCGGCAGAGCGAGTGGCTGCGGAGCGCTCTGGCCCACCATCACTGTCCCGACCCCGGCGTGGAGAACGAAATAGTGGTCCTGGCCACGGGGATTGACCAGTACCTCCAGGAGGTGTTTCACCACTTAGTATACCCCAAACAAGACGACGTGGTCTCGGCAGAGGATTTCACTGTGCTTTGCTCAGTGCTGGGGCTTACCAGAGAGGAAAGTGAGacaagggatggagagaaggaagaggacgGAGATGATGAGGAGGGTCAAGGTATTTGCTCGGGGCTCCCTCGCGAGCTGGCCTTTAGGGACTTCCATTCGCGGCTATGCGGTTATTTCCGCGTCCGAGAGCGCGATGCAACTGGGGTCATGCGCCTCCCAGTTACAGAGGAGACCGAGCACATTGAGCGCGAGATCCGGCTTCGGTGGCCGCAGGTCAGGCGACGGAAATGTGTCAGTTTCGACCTCACAAGAGAACAAACCGGGAGGAGGCCCGCGCACAACCGTGACACGGGTTCATCAGAACTACATCATAAAACAG GCCAGACAGAAACCGAGTGTGTGGCTCTGAGGGAGCTGGTTGAGGACCTGCGCTCTGCGCTACAGGGCAGCGATGCTCGCTGCCTGGCTCTGGAAGTTGCATTACAACGACAGAGGGGCCCAGCCAGGCTTACCATGCACCACTCCAATGTAGCGAGttcaaacacacatacaccctcaAACATACCAATTCCAAATGCCCAGGGACGCGAGAGGGGTGCACCTAACCCCCCAAAAGAAGGGATCCCAAATCCCCAGGGCCGAGGGTGcggggtgggggaagagagggtaGCAGGGAGACGGGGCTCCAAAGACCCTATCCTCAGGGAGCTGCAGCTGATTCGCTCCTCACGTGACGGACAGCTGGAGGAGGCAATCAGGTTCAACCAGCGGCTGGAGGAGGAGCTTGGCTGGGCATATGGTGAGGCTCGCAGGCTGGAGGGGGTGGAATCTCGCCTACGGCAGGAGAATGCTGAGATCAG GCGGAGAACAGAAGAGGCGAGGGAGGCTCTCAGAGAGGGTCTCAAGAAGGTGAGACTGATCCAGAAACAGGCTCAGAACGTCCCTCAGCTCCAGAGCAGAGTCACACAGCTGGAAACAGACATTCAAGAGTACAG ATCACAGTGCACCTGCAGAGGAAGCCACGCCTCACCGCCTCGAGAGCCCATGGACGACACCTGCCTCCAGCGAGCAGTGGAGGGGAGAGCTGCCTCGgacgaggaagaggaagagagggagaggaaggaggagagggaggaaggacagtGCTGCCTTTTGGAGGTGAAAAGGCTCATCAACAGACTGCACAACTGTGGTAAAGG gtgTCAGAATACAACAGCCCACCACTTGCTACTCTCCCAGAACCTCCTCCTTGACAACCAGAACAATCTCCATGGCAATGACCTCCTTATGATCCCCAGGGGGTGgggccgcagaggtcacacttatcaggaggagagggagaccgagttagagaag AGgcatgaggaggtggaggggttgAGGTTGGAGGTTCAGATGGTGGAGACCGAGAGAGTACGTCTGTCACTCTTGGAGGAGAAACtgacagacacactaacactGCTACTGCAGCTACGCATCAAG GGTGTCTCTCATAGGTCTCTGGGGAAGATGCTGATGGACACTCTGGATGTCTGCAGAAAGAGTGGACATAGCCCATCCCATGTGCTGCAGGTGGTCAATTCCTTCTGTGCCCAGCTTTCGTCCAATGAGCTGCTGCGAGATGGGGTAGGAGGGGAAGGTGGCGGGGTAGGTGAAGAGGCACGAGTATCTGTGTCTACAAGCCAGAGACCCTCAAGCACTGCCAAC CCCCTACTCATCTCCTGTTTAGGCAACACAcaaccctctcttctccccaactcccCTCCATGA